From one Pempheris klunzingeri isolate RE-2024b chromosome 5, fPemKlu1.hap1, whole genome shotgun sequence genomic stretch:
- the rhcgb gene encoding ammonium transporter Rh type C-like 2 isoform X2 — MGCVQSFRELCDRPKNTNVRLSLPAVCIVWQTAMIILFGVFIRYNEESDTHWIEHRKARNISSDIENDFYFRYPSFQDVHVMIFVGFGFLMTFLKRYSFGAVGFNFLIAAFGLQWALLMQGWFHSLDYTDGKIKIGVENLINADFCVAGCLIAYGAVLGKVSPVQLMVLTLFGVTLFAVEEYIILDLIHARDAGGSMVIHTFGGYYGLSISWMLYRPNLDQSSRLQGSVYHSDVFAMIGTLFLWMFWPSFNSAITDHGDGQHRAAINTYLALASTVLTTVAVSSLFQKHGKLDMVHIQNSTLAGGVAVGTAAEFMLMPYGSLIVGFCCGIISTLGYIYLTPFMEKHMKIQDTCGIHNLHAMPGVIGGIVGAITAAAATNQVYGTEGLINTFDFEGSFEDMVPTRQGGHQAAGLCVAICFGVGGGIIVGFILRLPIWGDPADDNCFDDEPYWELPQEEETVPPILQYNNHMRNKDVAESNFTMEQN; from the exons ATGGGCTGTGTTCAAAGCTTCAGGGAACTCTGTGACCGTCCAAAAAATACTAATGTTCGTCTCAGTCTTCCAGCAGTTTGCATCGTGTGGCAAACAGCCATGATCATCCTGTTTGGGGTCTTTATTCGTTACAATGAAGAGTCGGATACGCACTGGATAGAGCACAGAAAAGCTAGAAATATATCAAGTGACATTGAGAACGACTTCTACTTCAGATATCCAA GTTTCCAGGATGTCCATGTGATGATCTTTGTTGGATTTGGCTTCCTTATGACATTTCTTAAGCGGTACAGCTTTGGTGCCGTGGGTTTCAACTTCCTCATCGCAGCCTTTGGACTCCAATGGGCGCTGCTAATGCAAGGCTGGTTCCACTCTCTGGACTACACCGATGGAAAGATCAAAATTGGAGTTGAAAA ccTGATCAATGCTGACTTCTGTGTGGCGGGCTGCTTAATTGCTTATGGTGCTGTGCTCGGTAAagtcagtccagtccagctgaTGGTTCTGACTCTGTTTGGGGTCACATTGTTTGCTGTGGAAGAATATATTATCCTGGATCTCATACAT GCCAGAGATGCTGGAGGCTCCATGGTGATCCACACATTTGGAGGTTATTATGGTCTTTCCATCTCGTGGATGCTCTATCGGCCAAACCTGGACCAAAGCAGTCGTCTTCAGGGCTCCGTCTACCACTCAGATGTCTTCGCTATGATCG GCACTCTCTTCCTGTGGATGTTCTGGCCCAGCTTCAACTCAGCCATCACAGACCACGGGGACgggcagcacagagcagccatCAACACGTACCTGGCTTTGGCCTCAACTGTGCTCACTACTGTGGCCGTTTCGAGCCTCTTCCAGAAGCATGGAAAGCTGGACATG GTTCACATCCAGAACTCCACTCTTGCTGGAGGCGTCGCAGTGGGAACTGCTGCAGAGTTCATGCTGATGCCCTACGGGTCTCTGATCGTAGGATTCTGCTGTGGTATCATCTCCACACTGGGCTACATCTACCTTACG CCATTCATGGAGAAACACATGAAGATCCAGGACACATGTGGAATCCATAACCTGCACGCCATGCCAGGAGTCATAGGTGGTATTGTGGGAGCCATTACTGCCGCCGCTGCAACAAATCAAGTTTATGGCACTGAAGG GCTGATCAACACCTTTGACTTTGAGGGCTCTTTCGAAGACATGGTGCCCACTCGGCAGGGTGGTCACCAGGCCGCAGGCCTCTGCGTGGCTATCTGTTTTGGTGTAGGTGGAGGAATAATTGTCG GATTTATTTTAAGATTACCTATCTGGGGAGATCCTGCAGATGACAATTGTTTTGATGATGAGCCCTACTGGGAG CTGCCACAGGAGGAAGAGACCGTCCCACCGATCCTTCAGTACAACAACCACATGCGGAACAAAGATGT AGCGGAGTCAAATTTCACCATGGAGCAGAACTGA
- the rhcgb gene encoding ammonium transporter Rh type C-like 2 isoform X3, whose product MGCVQSFRELCDRPKNTNVRLSLPAVCIVWQTAMIILFGVFIRYNEESDTHWIEHRKARNISSDIENDFYFRYPSFQDVHVMIFVGFGFLMTFLKRYSFGAVGFNFLIAAFGLQWALLMQGWFHSLDYTDGKIKIGVENLINADFCVAGCLIAYGAVLGKVSPVQLMVLTLFGVTLFAVEEYIILDLIHARDAGGSMVIHTFGGYYGLSISWMLYRPNLDQSSRLQGSVYHSDVFAMIGTLFLWMFWPSFNSAITDHGDGQHRAAINTYLALASTVLTTVAVSSLFQKHGKLDMVHIQNSTLAGGVAVGTAAEFMLMPYGSLIVGFCCGIISTLGYIYLTPFMEKHMKIQDTCGIHNLHAMPGVIGGIVGAITAAAATNQVYGTEGLINTFDFEGSFEDMVPTRQGGHQAAGLCVAICFGVGGGIIVGFILRLPIWGDPADDNCFDDEPYWELPQEEETVPPILQYNNHMRGRHSGP is encoded by the exons ATGGGCTGTGTTCAAAGCTTCAGGGAACTCTGTGACCGTCCAAAAAATACTAATGTTCGTCTCAGTCTTCCAGCAGTTTGCATCGTGTGGCAAACAGCCATGATCATCCTGTTTGGGGTCTTTATTCGTTACAATGAAGAGTCGGATACGCACTGGATAGAGCACAGAAAAGCTAGAAATATATCAAGTGACATTGAGAACGACTTCTACTTCAGATATCCAA GTTTCCAGGATGTCCATGTGATGATCTTTGTTGGATTTGGCTTCCTTATGACATTTCTTAAGCGGTACAGCTTTGGTGCCGTGGGTTTCAACTTCCTCATCGCAGCCTTTGGACTCCAATGGGCGCTGCTAATGCAAGGCTGGTTCCACTCTCTGGACTACACCGATGGAAAGATCAAAATTGGAGTTGAAAA ccTGATCAATGCTGACTTCTGTGTGGCGGGCTGCTTAATTGCTTATGGTGCTGTGCTCGGTAAagtcagtccagtccagctgaTGGTTCTGACTCTGTTTGGGGTCACATTGTTTGCTGTGGAAGAATATATTATCCTGGATCTCATACAT GCCAGAGATGCTGGAGGCTCCATGGTGATCCACACATTTGGAGGTTATTATGGTCTTTCCATCTCGTGGATGCTCTATCGGCCAAACCTGGACCAAAGCAGTCGTCTTCAGGGCTCCGTCTACCACTCAGATGTCTTCGCTATGATCG GCACTCTCTTCCTGTGGATGTTCTGGCCCAGCTTCAACTCAGCCATCACAGACCACGGGGACgggcagcacagagcagccatCAACACGTACCTGGCTTTGGCCTCAACTGTGCTCACTACTGTGGCCGTTTCGAGCCTCTTCCAGAAGCATGGAAAGCTGGACATG GTTCACATCCAGAACTCCACTCTTGCTGGAGGCGTCGCAGTGGGAACTGCTGCAGAGTTCATGCTGATGCCCTACGGGTCTCTGATCGTAGGATTCTGCTGTGGTATCATCTCCACACTGGGCTACATCTACCTTACG CCATTCATGGAGAAACACATGAAGATCCAGGACACATGTGGAATCCATAACCTGCACGCCATGCCAGGAGTCATAGGTGGTATTGTGGGAGCCATTACTGCCGCCGCTGCAACAAATCAAGTTTATGGCACTGAAGG GCTGATCAACACCTTTGACTTTGAGGGCTCTTTCGAAGACATGGTGCCCACTCGGCAGGGTGGTCACCAGGCCGCAGGCCTCTGCGTGGCTATCTGTTTTGGTGTAGGTGGAGGAATAATTGTCG GATTTATTTTAAGATTACCTATCTGGGGAGATCCTGCAGATGACAATTGTTTTGATGATGAGCCCTACTGGGAG CTGCCACAGGAGGAAGAGACCGTCCCACCGATCCTTCAGTACAACAACCACAT